Proteins found in one Homalodisca vitripennis isolate AUS2020 chromosome 4, UT_GWSS_2.1, whole genome shotgun sequence genomic segment:
- the LOC124360417 gene encoding uncharacterized protein C1orf50 homolog isoform X2 — translation MDLIELAREIQKADTFVQATTCNKIKVIADQMRFLKQQAESILLEAKRDSDLHHVACNFKKIPGNTYHLYKRPCGQRFFSIISPQEWGSSLPSEYIGSYRLEQDMSWTPCDETKSSEVKNNLILLKRILQMEQVEPSDANIEHMMIDFQ, via the exons atGGACTTAATAGAACTTGCTCGAGAGATACAGAAG GCAGACACATTTGTGCAAGCAACaacctgtaacaaaataaaagtgattGCGGATCAAATGAGATTTCTGAAACAACAAGCAGAATCTATACTGTTAGAAGCTAAACGCGATTCTGATTTGCACCATGTTGCTTGTAACTTTAAGAAGATACCTGGAAATACTTATCACTTGTATAAAAGGCCCTGTGGTCAGCGGTTTTTCTCAATCATTTCACCTCAA GAATGGGGTTCTTCATTACCAAGTGAATATATTGGCTCTTATCGACTAGAACAGGACATGTCATGGACACCTTGTGATGAAACAAAATCTTCAGAAGtaaaaaacaacttaattttacttaaaagaatattacaaatgGAACAAGTGGAACCCAGTGATGCAAATATTGAACATATGATGATTGATTTTCAGTGA